The Meiothermus sp. region TCACCAGCACCACGTCGGCGGTCTCCACGGCCACGTCGGTGCCCGCCCCGATGGCGATGCCTACCTCGGCCTCGGCTAGGGCGGGGGCATCGTTGACCCCGTCGCCCACCATCGCCACCTTGTGCCCCTGAGCCTGGAGCTCCCGCACTTTAGCCGCCTTGTCCTCGGGCAGAACCTCGGCGATCACCGTGTCTATCCCGATCTGGCGGGCTACGGCCTCGGCGGTGCGGCGATTGTCCCCCGTGAGCATGACCGTCTTCAGGCCCAGCGCGTGCAGGGCTCTGACCGCTTCCACCGCGCTGGGGCGGATCACGTCGGCCACGGCGACGAGCCCCGCGACCTTGCCGTCTATCGCCACGTATACGACGGTCTTACCCTGGGCGGCGAGTTCGGCGGCTTTGGCCTCGAGGCCCCCCAGCGCTACCCTCTCCCGCTCCATCAGCTTCTTATTGCCGATGAGTACCCTCCGGCCATGCACCGTCGCCACTACCCCGTGACCTGGCACCGAGTCGAAGGCGTCGGGCGGCTGCACACCCACGCCATGCTCTTCAGCCGCCTGCACGATTGAGCGGGCCAGGGGGTGCTGCGAGGGCTGGTCGGCGGAGGCGGCGAAGCGCAACAGCTCTTTCGCGTCCATGTCCTCGGCGGGGATCAGGTCGGTGAGGGCGGGCTTGCCCTGGGTGAGGGTGCCGGTCTTGTCGAAGACCACGGTATCGAGGGCAGCGGTGGCCTCGAGCGCCGCTGCGTTTTTGAACAGCACACCCTGCCGGGCCGCCAGCCCCACCCCTACGGTGATGGCCGTGGGGGTCGCCAGGGCCAAGGCGTCGGGGCAGGCAATCACGATGGCCGAAACCGCTGTGGTGAGAGCGAAGACCAACCCCTGCTCAGCAAAGAAGTACCAGAACACGAAGGTCAGCAAGCCCGACCCCAGGGCAACGAACACCAGGTACTTCCCGGCCAGGTCGGCCAGGCGCTGGGCCGGGGCCTTGGAGGCCTGGGCGTTGTGCACCATCTGCACGATGCGGGCCAGAGCGGTGTCGGCACCCACGGCGGTGGCCCGGAAGGTGAAGGCCCCGGTCTGATTGACGGTTCCCCCGATCACCTTGGAGCCGGGAGTCTTGGGCACGGGGATGGGTTCGCCGGTGATCATGCTCTCATCCACGTAGCTCTGACCCGAGACCACCACACCGTCCACCGGCACCTTCTCGCCGGGCCTGACCACGACCTCATCACCGACCACCACTTGCTCGAGCGGGATTTCCACTTCCTGCCCCTCGCGCAAAACCCGAGCTGTCGCCGGGGCCAGTTTGAGCAGGGCTTCCACGGCCCGGCCGGTGGCGAAACGCGCGCGCATCTCCATCCAGTGCCCGGCCAGGCTGAAGGTGGTGAGCATGGCTGCCGCCTCGTAAAACACCTCGCCCTCGAAGAGGAAAGTGGCTCCCAGGGAGTAGGTGTAGGAGACCAAAATGCCCGTGGCGATGAGGGTCATCATATTGACATCGCCCCGCCGCAGGGCCCGCCAGGCCGCGCGAATGAAGGGCCAGCCGCCCCACCCCACCACCGGGGTCGTCAGCAGGAAACCCCACAGCCCCATCGAGAGGCCGAAGGGCGGCGTCTCGGGGAAGCCCAGCGATCTGCCGATGGGGGAGAAGAGCACGATGGGCAGGGTCAGCAGCAGCGAGACCACGAAGCGCCGCAGCATGTCATCCACCATGGCTGCCCCGTGCTCGGCGTGTGCGTCGTGGGCTTTGGCCGGAGCAGTAGCGTGCGTTACGACCTGGTGGGCTGCATGGTCGTGATGGAAATGTGTGTGCCGCTTGTCATCTGCACCAACCCTGGGATGGCCGGGTTGGCTGGCCGAAGCCTCG contains the following coding sequences:
- a CDS encoding copper-translocating P-type ATPase — its product is MSKAVKHGDRHESVLELTLKNCHDASEQAGLEGYLARLPGVSGVHLDRTRALAHISYDPEQTSAEALRKQLEQGGYSCTCQDCEASASQPGHPRVGADDKRHTHFHHDHAAHQVVTHATAPAKAHDAHAEHGAAMVDDMLRRFVVSLLLTLPIVLFSPIGRSLGFPETPPFGLSMGLWGFLLTTPVVGWGGWPFIRAAWRALRRGDVNMMTLIATGILVSYTYSLGATFLFEGEVFYEAAAMLTTFSLAGHWMEMRARFATGRAVEALLKLAPATARVLREGQEVEIPLEQVVVGDEVVVRPGEKVPVDGVVVSGQSYVDESMITGEPIPVPKTPGSKVIGGTVNQTGAFTFRATAVGADTALARIVQMVHNAQASKAPAQRLADLAGKYLVFVALGSGLLTFVFWYFFAEQGLVFALTTAVSAIVIACPDALALATPTAITVGVGLAARQGVLFKNAAALEATAALDTVVFDKTGTLTQGKPALTDLIPAEDMDAKELLRFAASADQPSQHPLARSIVQAAEEHGVGVQPPDAFDSVPGHGVVATVHGRRVLIGNKKLMERERVALGGLEAKAAELAAQGKTVVYVAIDGKVAGLVAVADVIRPSAVEAVRALHALGLKTVMLTGDNRRTAEAVARQIGIDTVIAEVLPEDKAAKVRELQAQGHKVAMVGDGVNDAPALAEAEVGIAIGAGTDVAVETADVVLVKNNPADVARSITLARAVRGKIKQNLFWAVIYNLLAIPVAAGALYNNYGILLRPEWAALLMSTSTVIVTVNALLLGIGPLRRFTRT